From Lolium perenne isolate Kyuss_39 chromosome 5, Kyuss_2.0, whole genome shotgun sequence, a single genomic window includes:
- the LOC127301398 gene encoding thiol protease aleurain gives MAHGRILLAALAVLATAAVAAASFADSNPIRPVTERAASTVESTILGALGRTRHALRFARFAVRHGKSYESAAEVQRRFRIFSQSLQEVRSSNRKGLSYKLGINRFSDMSWEEFQAAKLGAAQTCSATLAGNHLMRDASALPETKDWRETGIVSPVKDQASCGSCWTFSTTGALEAAYTQATGKNISLSEQQLVDCAGAYNNFGCNGGLPSQAFEYIKYNGGIDTEESYPYKGVNGVCKYKAENAAVQVADSVNITLNAEDELKNAVGLVRPVSVAFEVIDGFKQYKSGVYTSDHCGTTPDDVNHAVLAVGYGVENGVPYWLIKNSWGADWGEDGYFKMELGKNMCAVATCASYPILAA, from the exons ATGGCCCACGGCCGCATCCTCCTGGCGGCGCTCGCCGTcctggccaccgccgccgtggccgccgccTCCTTCGCCGACTCCAACCCGATCCGCCCCGTCACCGAGCGCGCCGCCTCGACGGTCGAGTCAACGATCCTCGGCGCGCTCGGCCGCACCCGCCACGCCCTCCGCTTCGCGCGCTTCGCCGTCAG GCACGGCAAGAGCTACGAGAGCGCGGCGGAGGTGCAGAGGCGGTTCCGGATCTTCTCCCAGAGCCTCCAGGAGGTCCGCTCCTCCAACCGGAAGGGCCTCTCCTACAAGCTCGGCATCAACC GCTTCTCTGACATGAGCTGGGAGGAGTTCCAGGCCGCCAAGCTCGGCGCCGCGCAGACCTGCTCGGCCACGCTCGCCGGCAACCACCTGATGCGTGACGCCAGCGCGCTCCCGGAGACC AAAGACTGGAGGGAGACTGGGATCGTTAGCCCTGTAAAAGACCAGGCAAGCTGTGGCTCCTGCTGGACCTTCAG CACTACTGGAGCGCTTGAAGCAGCATATACTCAGGCCACCGGAAAGAACATCTCTCTTTCTGAGCAACAGCTGGTTGACTGTGCTGGTGCATACAACAATTTTGGATGCAACGGAGGTCTTCcatcccaggcatttgagtaCATCAAGTACAATGGTGGCATTGACACCGAGGAGTCTTACCCTTACAAGGGTGTCAATGGTGTCTGCAAATACAAGGCGGAAAATGCTGCAGTTCAGGTTGCGGACTCGGTCAACATCACTCTG AATGCTGAGGATGAACTGAAGAATGCTGTCGGGTTGGTTCGTCCAGTCAGTGTTGCCTTTGAGGTGATCGATGGTTTCAAGCAGTACAAGAGCGGAGTTTACACTAGTGACCATTGTGGAACTACTCCTGAC GATGTGAACCACGCTGTTCTTGCTGTTGGCTACGGTGTGGAGAATGGCGTCCCGTATTGGCTCATCAAGAACTCATGGGGAGCCGACTGGGGTGAAGACGGTTACTTCAAGATGGAGCTGGGAAAGAACATGTGTG CTGTCGCTACGTGCGCATCCTACCCTATCTTGGCGGCATGA
- the LOC127301396 gene encoding protein GAMETE EXPRESSED 1: MRRSAWLLLLIVACLCPGQSFSWSIFSSSSSSSGTANNARPPVMELDGAVADFSMDGTTNPRGLKLLENARNKLAGPKNCWQEAYRNLFASCGEIMADKERQARLAWHLSSCYQEDSGRPAFPSCTASSGMVHCRKRLSDSESKVFLEFFLETNTLCHQLQAEAFKHSTERLVNDLTRSSKSAEEKLEVIEDRSEQIINESVKLQETLTSIEAQTDRLAETSKDVATQIDDVLAHSKAISDQSKEIATSQAALKEGQAEMREKIDAGMERIQESYESLGSGMDKLKDEAVDIQKEIRSVGDSMSSKMQDLQGTADEIGSVTGRSLENQAQLLDGQNKAMEGLNSLYSFQSQALEESRETMEKLAQFGQRQQEELLSKQEQIREAHDHLIQNSHSILEAQEEFRAKQANIFAALDKLYILHNAILAESRFIKAFFFYCCIVFLIYMLTSAKQTFSIRGQLYFGLCITLLLEMGLIKIGAGDFENQYWVLSKVFLVRMAFLAAATIQILHSIFTFRDYEVLNHRLLQTLVEKVRTLEENAGDRMLPYGSESDESLGNYSWVFDELTDEVDSKGDPNYALPETVRRRYNNNALPEEVAENSITTSISRKYNLRPRSRH, encoded by the exons ATGAGGAGAAGCGCGTGGCTACTGTTGCTGATCGTAGCCTGTCTATGCCCTGGGCAGAGCTTCTCATGGAGCATTTTctcatcgtcgtcctcgtcctcagggACGGCGAACAACGCCCGTCCCCCGGTGATGGAGCTCGACGGCGCGGTGGCGGACTTCTCCATGGACGGCACCACCAACCCGCGAGGTCTGAAGCTGCTGGAGAACGCGCGGAACAAGCTGGCGGGCCCCAAGAACTGCTGGCAGGAGGCGTACCGGAACCTCTTCGCCAGCTGCGGGGAGATCATGGCCGACAAGGAGCGGCAGGCGCGCCTGGCCTGGCACCTCAGCAGCTGCTACCAGGAGGACTCCGGCCGCCCGGCCTTCCCGTCCTGCACCGCCAGCTCCGGGATGGTGCACTGCCGCAAGCGGCTCAGCGACTCCGAGAGCAAGGTGTTCCTCGAATTCTTCCTCGAGACCAACACCCTGTGCCACCAGCTGCAAGCCGAGGCCTTCAAACACAGCACCGAGCGGCTGGTGAACGACCTGACCAGGTCCTCCAAGTCCGCCGAGGAGAAGCTGGAGGTGATCGAGGACAGGTCCGAGCAGATCATCAACGAGTCTGTTAAACTGCAGGAAACGCTCACGTCGATCGAGGCGCAGACGGACCGCCTGGCCGAGACGTCGAAGGACGTCGCGACGCAGATCGACGACGTGCTGGCTCACTCCAAAGCGATCTCCGATCAATCCAAGGAGATCGCCACCTCCCAGGCGGCGCTGAAGGAAGGGCAGGCCGAGATGAGGGAGAAGATCGACGCCGGCATGGAGCGCATCCAGGAGTCATACGAGAGCCTCGGGAGCGGCATGGATAAGCTGAAAGACGAAGCCGTTGATATTCAGAAGGAGATACGGAGTGTCGGGGATTCCATGTCGTCCAAGATGCAGGATCTGCAGGGCACAGCTGATGAGATTGGGAGTGTGACGGGAAGGTCGCTCGAGAATCAGGCGCAGCTGTTGGATGGACAGAATAAGGCCATGGAAGGACTGAATAGTCTCTACAGCTTTCAGTCGCAAGCTTTGGAGGAGAGCAG GGAAACAATGGAGAAACTTGCACAGTTTGGGCAGCGTCAGCAGGAAGAGTTGCTGTCCAAGCAGGAACAGATCCGGGAAGCACATGATCATCTCATCCAAAATTCACACTCCATACTGGAAGCCCAG GAAGAGTTCAGAGCAAAGCAGGCCAACATCTTCGCCGCGCTGGACAAGCTTTACATCCTCCACAACGCCATTCTGGCCGAATCTCGCTTCATCAAGGCCTTCTTCTTCTACTGCTGCATCGTGTTCCTCATCTACATGCTCACCAGCGCCAAGCAGACGTTCAGCATCAGGGGCCAACTTTACTTCG GTCTGTGCATCACGCTTCTGTTAGAGATGGGTCTGATCAAGATCGGAGCAGGGGACTTCGAAAACCAGTACTGGGTCCTGTCCAAGGTGTTCTTGGTCAGAATGGCGTTCCTCGCCGCTGCAACTATTCAGATACTGCACTCCATATTCACATTCAG GGACTACGAGGTACTGAATCATCGGTTGCTGCAAACACTGGTGGAGAAAGTCCGGACGCTGGAGGAGAACGCGGGCGACAGGATGCTCCCGTACGGTTCAGAGAGCGATGAGAGCCTAGGGAACTACTCGTGGGTGTTCGACGAGCTGACAGACGAGGTGGACAGCAAAGGCGACCCCAACTACGCCTTGCCGGAGACGGTTCGCCGGAGGTACAACAACAACGCCTTGCCGGAAGAGGTCGCCGAGAACTCCATCACGACGTCCATCAGCCGGAAGTACAACCTGCGGCCGAGGAGCAGGCATTGA